A region from the Desulfocurvibacter africanus subsp. africanus DSM 2603 genome encodes:
- the cas2 gene encoding CRISPR-associated endonuclease Cas2: MMVLVSYDVAVSETGGQARLRKVARTCENYGQRVQFSVFECLVDPAEWAVLKAKLVDAINPEQDSLRFYYLGANWERRVEHVGAKPAINPEGPLVI; this comes from the coding sequence ATGATGGTGCTTGTCAGCTATGATGTCGCCGTGAGCGAGACGGGCGGCCAGGCCCGGCTGCGTAAAGTGGCCAGGACGTGCGAGAACTACGGCCAGCGGGTGCAGTTCTCGGTCTTCGAATGCCTGGTCGACCCTGCGGAATGGGCTGTCCTCAAGGCTAAGCTCGTGGACGCCATCAACCCCGAGCAGGACAGCCTGCGTTTCTACTACCTGGGGGCAAACTGGGAGCGCCGGGTGGAGCACGTCGGAGCCAAGCCAGCGATTAACCCGGAAGGCCCGCTGGTGATATGA